The Salinivibrio kushneri DNA segment GCTTTGAGCTGATTGAGTTTCGCGCGCAATTCACGCTCGGTCAGCGCGAATTGTGCTTCTCGTGCTTGGTTATGCTCACTCGCCTGCTGATGCGCCTGTTGGGTTTGCTCGACAAGATCATCGGCGTGGGTAAAAGGCGCCATCGCGGCAAAACAGGTTGCGACAATAAGGGTTTTCCAACTCATGACTTCACCCCTTGGTTAGCACTCAATGGCAGAGATAACAACGACGGTGCCATTTGCTTTTGCGCCACCGCAAAGGCCTTATCCACCGCTTCCGCGACACTGGCATCCAGCGCGACCCACTGATCATCGCGGGCGCTCCACAGCCAATGCTGCTGACCATCTAAGCTACGCGCCACCAGCGACATTCGACCCAAGTGCAACACATCCACCTGGTGCTCTCGACCATTAAGCACAACGGTATCTTGATAGGCATCAAGCTTGCTGCCATAGTCTCGCTCAATTTGATACGCCTCGAGAATACGACGGAATTTCTCTGAGTCCGCCACATCGGCACGGCCCATCATCGCCTTCAGTTTTTGCAAACGGGCTTGGCGTTGGTCGGCTTTAAGAGGAATATCCTTGGCAAGCCACTGCTCGAGCCCACCCAACATGCGATACATCAACGGCACGATGCCTTGGCGAGTGTCTTTGATCTCGTCGATTTGATTCCGCAGGCTGGTCGCCTCTTTATCCTGATTGACCACCAAGTTTTGCAAGTGATCTCGATAGATTTCCAGGTTACTAATCTGTGCCTGCAGCTGCTCAATTTCTTGGCGCATGGCCAAGCTGCTATCAGAGTGGCGATTAATCCGTGACTGTGACTGCGCGGCCTCTTGGGTAGTGTTACCCTCGATAGCTTGCGCTTTTTCGAGTTGATCCGCACTCACTACTGGCGTCAACGCCAAACAGGACGCAACGCCCAGCACGAGCCGAAATGAAGACGATTTTATCATGGTGATATCTACAAACATGCATGGTGATATGGCTTGCGCCATAAACAAAAGTGAGAATAGTTTCTATTTGCGTGTAATGTACCGAGTTTGGCGGAAAAGATCTAGCCTAGCGGTAAAGAGGACGGAGAATATTGCGGCTTATCAGTAAAGAAGAGATGACAATAAAAACTGATAATACATCAAACAGATAACGGTCTCACTGGGTTCACTTACTCGTTCCCACGCTCCTGCGTGGGAATGCATACCAAAGTTACCCTCTAACAATCAGACTTTTCCCCAACGCCTTTAAATTTATCAACAAACGCAGCAATTGTGTCACGATTGAACCTCCCAATGGCCGGCTTTATCAGAGCCGACCCGTTTAATCCTTTGCGCTTGCTGTAACTTGGCCAAGGTGCGACCAATGGTGCGAATGTCTTTGCCGATCCGCTCGGCCAGCTGCGGCCGCGTGAGCGTTTTATCGGCCGCTAGCAGGGCGATGATAGCCCCCGGCGTTTTCAATTCTTGAATCCAACGCATCAATATTATTTACAGGGACGTTTACAGAGGCATTTACAGGGGCGTTTTGTGTTCTCGTTCCCACGCTCCTGCGTGGGAATGCATACCTCGCTACCATTCGCGACAAACCTCCAGCAGTCCCGGCGTGCCCATGTAATCTCTGGCACTCGAATAACGCCAGTGAGCTGCTTCATCGACATAGCCCCGCTTCACCGGATTTTGATGAATGTAGTCGATTTTCTGCCACATCATGGCGTCGTTTTGTATCAGTTCAGGATGCACACCCTCCTGCCAAAACTGATAAGCGCGGTCACCTTTGTGGGCTTTTTTATAAAACGCCAATTGATCCAGAATTTGTTTAACGTTGCGCTCAGCAAGGTATTGAATCAGATTTCTCGCCGTCCATGATTTAAGTCGAGCAATATCATGATCCAATGCCTTACTTTGCAACACTAAATGACAGTGGTTTTCTAGTACTACCCAAGCGTAAACCTTTAGGCCGTCTCTGCTTAAAAAACGCAAAGCATCAAGCAAGATATTGACGGTGTCCGGGCGCGTGAATACCGGGATCCAGTGCAGCACGGTCAAGGTGACGAAGTGCGGTAAGTGAGGCTCGGTGATTTTATAGCGGCTTCTCCCCATGATTCACACTCCATATGCATTACCACGCCAGAGCGTGGGAACGAGGTACGACTTCTACCCATTATTCAAACTCCGTATACACTCCCACACCGGAGCATAGGAACGAGTGAACAGCGCTCAAACCCAAACATAGGGCGCTTTATTCAGATGCGCTCTCGATTAGCTTACAACTTCCTGCCATTTCGAGTAACTCGTAACAACATCATGTTTCGCGTTCTCACTCGTAATCTCTGCATTAATTTTTTCAGAGAATTTAACTCGTTCCCACGCTCCCGCGTGGGAATGCATATCGAGCTACCACTCACGACAAACCGCCAGCAGCCCCGACGCGCCCATGTAATCTCTGGCATTCGAATAACGCCAGTGAGCTGCTTCACCTCTCGTTCCCACGCTCCCGCGTGGGAATGCATACCTTGCTACCATTCACGAAAAACCGCCAGCAATCCCGGCGCGCCCATGTAGTCTCTGGCACTCGACTAACGCCAGTGAGCCGCTTCATCTCTCGTTCCCACGCTCCGGCGTGGGAATGCATATCGAATTGATCCCCCTGCTAGTGATCACAAAGCCATCAGAATCACCACTCAGAGATGTCATAAAATCCAGTCAAGAGTGCGAAGTGAACCGCAGCAGTGATAAACTACGCCCATTCGTTTGCAATATGATATGAAAAATGAACCAGCCGACTCAGCAAGAACAAGAATACTTAAAAGCGCTTGAAAGCAAGCTATGGACTGCCGCCGACAAACTCCGCTCCACCTTGGATGCGGCTCAGTATAAACACGCGGTGCTTGGGCTGATTTTCGTCAAGTATGTGTCGGATGCCTTTGATGCCCGCCGCCAAGAAATTTCGGCACAGCTGGATGATCCAGAGCACGAATACTACCTCGACCCAGAAGGCTTGACTCCAGAAGAGCTGGAAGAAGAAAAAGCGATTGAGCTTGAGCAACGTGATTATTACACCGAGAAAAACGTCTTTTGGTTGCCCGCTGAATCACGTTGGCAGTTTTTGCAAGATAACGCGCCACGAGTGATTGGCGGGGCCGAGCTGACCATCGCCGGCAAAGCGAAGAAAATCACCTCCGTCGGTCACTTGATTGATAATGCGCTAGAAGGCATTGAGCGCGACAACGCCAAGCTCAAGGGTGTTTTGAACAAAGCCTACAGCGGCCTGCGTATCGACCAAGCCAAATTGGTTGAGCTGATCAACCTAATTGCCACTATCCCGTTTTCTCACAACTCGCTAAACAGCAAAGACATCCTCGGCCATATCTACGAGTACTTTCTCGGTCAGTTTGCCTTGGCAGAAGGGAAAAAAGGTGGCCAGTTCTACACGCCCGCCTCGATTGTTAGCTTGATTGTTGAAATGCTCGAACCGTTCGAAGGGCGAGTATACGACCCGGCGATGGGCTCCGGTGGCTTCTTTGTGCAATCAGAAAAGTTTATTGAGCGTTACGCCAATAAATATGACATCGACCCGCTCACCCAAAAGCAGAAAATCTCGATTTACGGCCAAGAATACAACTACACCACTTGGCAGCTGGCTGCGATGAACATGGCGATCCGTGGCTTAGATTACGACTTTGGTAAAGAGCCCGCCAGCACCTATACCAATGTTCAGCACCCTGACCTGCGTGCCGATTTTATTATGGCAAACCCGCCGTTTAACATGCGGGAGTGGAACACAGGCGTCGATGATAACGACCCGCGCTGGGTGTACGGCCAACCGCCCGCCAATAATGCCAACTTTGCCTGGTTGCAACATATGCTCCACCACCTCGCGCCCGACGGCTCGCAAGCCTTGCTGCTCGCCAACGGCTCAATGAGTTCCAGCACCAACAATGAAGGCGAGATCCGCGCCGCGTTAGTGGAAAACGATTTGGTCGAGTGTATGGTTGCCCTGCCCGGTCAGCTGTTTACTAACACCCAAATCCCCGCCTGTATCTGGTTTTTAACCAAAACCAAAAAAGCACGTACCGATAAAGCAGGCCGCCAGTTGCGCGACCGTAAAGGCGAAGTACTGTTTATTGACGCCCGCCACCTTGGCTATATGAAAGACCGCGTGTTACGCGACTTTTCTATGGACGATATCGCCCAAGTGGCCGATGTTTTCCATGCGTGGAAGACGGGCGCGGAAGTAAACGGCACCACATACCAAGACCAAGCCGGCTTTTGTAAATCCGCCACCTTGGATGAGATTAAAAAGCACGATTTTGTTCTGACCCCAGGCCGCTACGTGGGCGCGGCGGATGTGGAGGATGACGGCATTCCCTTTGCGGAAAAAATGGCGACCCTCACCGAAAAGCTGGGTGAACAATTTGCGGAATCGGCCAAGTTGGAAGCCGAGATTAAGAAGAATCTAGCGGGGTTGGGTTATGAGCTTTGAAACCGCGACTCTTGATTCATTGTGTGAGCTTATAGTTGACTGTCCTCACTCGACACCAAAATGGACTGATGAAGGGATTATTGTTTTACGAAATCAGAATATCAGAAATGGTGTTTTAGACCTCTCCGCCCCTAGTTTTACTAACGAAGAAGATTATCTAAAGCGAATAAAGCGAGCTGCCCCAAAAACAGGTGATATAGTATTTACACGTGAAGCCCCTATGGGGGAAGTATGCATGATACCGGAAGGAGTAAAGTGCTGCTTGGGGCAACGGCAGGTGCTGTTACGTCCAAAATCTAGTGTGAATGGGCAATACCTCTTTTGGGCGTTGCAATCGCCTTACGTCCAGCAGCAGATAGCTTGGAATGAAGGAACAGGCTCTACAGTTAGTAATGTTCGAATTCCTGTATTAAAAGCATTGCATATTCCTCGAATTGGCAGTGAAGATATGGTTGCGAAATCACTATCTGATATTGCTTCAAGAATGGCGCTAAACACCCAAACCAACCAAACCCTCGAAGCCATGGCGCAAGCTATCTTTAAGTCTTGGTTTGTTGATTTCGACCCCGTCAAAGCCAAAATGCAGGGCAAGCAGCCCGAAGGAATGGACGCCGACACCGCCGCGCTTTTCCCCGATAAGTTGGTTGAGTCGGAGTTGGGGCTGATTCCGGAGGGGTGGGAAGCAGGAGAGTTGTCTGACTTGATGGACTTCAATCCCAAACGCACTCTCAGGAAAGGGACAAAGGCTCCATACCTTGATATGAAAAGCATGCCAACAGCAGGCCACCTTGCTCTAGATATCTACGAACGAGAAATGGGGAGTGGAACTAAATTCATCAACGGCGATGTGTTACTTGCCCGCATCACACCATGTCTTGAAAACGGTAAGACTGCATACGTAGATTTCCTTAAAGAGGAGCAAGTTGGCTGGGGCTCTACAGAATATATCGTTATGCGATCCAAGGCAGATAGCTATAAATATTTCAGCTATTTTATAGTTAGATTCGAACCGTTTAGAAAATTTGCAATTCAAAGCATGACAGGAACAAGTGGTCGTCAGCGAGCACAAGCTAAAACTGTTCAAACCATGCCCTTTGTTGTTCCACCACCTCCCATTCTTGAGAAGTTCGATGAGTTGATCGCTGCGAATATGAAACTGATTAAGCGCCATGGTGACGAAAATAAAACGTTGGCAAACCTACGCGACACCCTACTCCCCAAGCTACTCTCCGACGAATTACCGTTGGAACAGGCAGAAAAACTGGCAGAGGTCAGCTAAACGCTAATGAGGCTGCGCGATCACAGCGAGTGAGATAAAGAATAAAAAGGAATAGCGGATGATTACCGAAGACCAGCTGGAGCAGCTCTGCCTCGATTGGTTTAAAACACTGGGCTATCAATACGCGCTCGGTTACGATATCGCCCCTGACGGCGACCGCCCTGAGCGCGATGACTACCATCAAGTCACCTTAAAAGGGCGGTTGCTTAACGCCCTTTCCGCGCTGAACCCACAGGTGCCGCATGACACCTTAGTAGCCGTGGCCAAAACCGTCTCCACCCCAGATTCACCGGTGCTGATTAAAAGCAACAAAACCTTCCATCACTATGTGATTGAAGGCGTGCCAGTGGAATACAGTGTATGGCAAGACGGCAAACAGACCACTAAACATGACCGTGTCAGGCTGATTGACTTCACCCACCCCGATAACAATGACTGGTTAGTGGTGAATCAGTTTACTCTGACGGGCACGAAAGGCAACCGTCGCCCTGATGTGGTGGTCTTTATTAACGGCCTGCCTATCGCGGTGATTGAGCTCAAAAACCCTGCCGACGAACAGGCTGATATTTGGAAAGCTTATAACCAAATTCAAACTTACAAAGACGAGCTTAGTGACTTATTTGTATGTAACGAAGCCCTGGTTATCTCGGATGGGACGCGGGCACGTGTTGGCTCGCTAACCGCAAACCAAGAGCGCTTTTTACCTTGGCGCACCATTGCCAGCGAAGACGACAAACCCCTCAATGAGTTTGAGCTCGAAACCCTAATCCGTGGCTTTTTTAATCGCGCCCTGCTGCTCGACTACATTCGCTATTTTATCCTATTTGAGCAAAGCGGCGACACCATGATTAAGAAAATTGCCGGTTATCATCAATTCCATGCCGTGCGCGAGGCCGTCAAAGCAACGGTTATTGCCGCCAACACCACCAACCAAGTGACAGAGCCGCGCGCCAACTATGTCAATACCGTTAAGCCTGGCAGTAAAAAGGCGGGGGTGGTGTGGCATACCCAAGGCAGCGGTAAAAGCATCTCGATGGTGTGTTATGCCAGCAAGCTGTTACAACAGCCAGAGATGAACAACCCTACCTTGGTGGTGGTCACCGACCGTAACGATCTGGACGGTCAGCTGTTTAACACCTTTACCATGGCGCAAGACACCCTCAAGCAGTTGCCACAGCAAGCCGAGGATCGAGAGTCCCTGCGCGATTTACTCGCCAGTCGCCAATCAGGCGGGATCATTTTTACCACCGTGCAAAAGTTTTCGTTGCAGGACGATGAGTCGTTTCATCCTCAGTTATCGCAGCGTGGCAATATTGTGGTGGTCTCTGATGAAGCGCACCGCAGCCAATACGGCAACAAAGCAAAACTTCGCGAAGTAAGAGACGCTAATGGGCAAGTGGTAGATCACCGCTATGTGTATGGCTACTCACAATACATGCGCGATGCGCTGCCGAATGCCTCTTTTATTGGCTTTACCGGCACGCCTATTTCGCAAGACGACAAAGACACTCGCGGTGTGTTTGGGGATTACGTCTCGATTTATGATATTCAAGATGCGGTCGAAGATGGCGCCACCGTGCCCATTTATTACGAATCTCGCCTTGCCAAACTAGACATTAACCAAGACGACATTGAAGCGCTGAATGAGCAAGTCGATGAAGAAATCGGCGAAGACGAAGAGATCAGCACCCGCGAGAAGCTAAAATCTACGTGGTCAGCACTCGAAAAACTGGTGGGTGCCGCGCCCCGCATTGAGCAAGTGGCCGCTGATTTAGTCGAGCACTTTACCACCCGCACCGCGACTTTCCCCGGTAAAGCGATGATCGTAGGGATGAGCCGCGAAATCTGTGTTGATCTTTACAACGCGATTGTTGCAAACAAGCCCGAGTGGCATGACCCTGACCCACACAAGGGGGCGATAAAAATTGTGATGACGGGCAGCGCGTCAGATAAAGAAAAGATGCAACCCCACATCTACGATAAGAAAACCAAGAAGCTGTTTGAGAAACGCTTTAAAGACGTGGACGATGAGCTGCAATTGGTGATCGTACGCGATATGTGGCTGACCG contains these protein-coding regions:
- a CDS encoding restriction endonuclease subunit S, with translation MSFETATLDSLCELIVDCPHSTPKWTDEGIIVLRNQNIRNGVLDLSAPSFTNEEDYLKRIKRAAPKTGDIVFTREAPMGEVCMIPEGVKCCLGQRQVLLRPKSSVNGQYLFWALQSPYVQQQIAWNEGTGSTVSNVRIPVLKALHIPRIGSEDMVAKSLSDIASRMALNTQTNQTLEAMAQAIFKSWFVDFDPVKAKMQGKQPEGMDADTAALFPDKLVESELGLIPEGWEAGELSDLMDFNPKRTLRKGTKAPYLDMKSMPTAGHLALDIYEREMGSGTKFINGDVLLARITPCLENGKTAYVDFLKEEQVGWGSTEYIVMRSKADSYKYFSYFIVRFEPFRKFAIQSMTGTSGRQRAQAKTVQTMPFVVPPPPILEKFDELIAANMKLIKRHGDENKTLANLRDTLLPKLLSDELPLEQAEKLAEVS
- a CDS encoding type I restriction endonuclease subunit R; amino-acid sequence: MITEDQLEQLCLDWFKTLGYQYALGYDIAPDGDRPERDDYHQVTLKGRLLNALSALNPQVPHDTLVAVAKTVSTPDSPVLIKSNKTFHHYVIEGVPVEYSVWQDGKQTTKHDRVRLIDFTHPDNNDWLVVNQFTLTGTKGNRRPDVVVFINGLPIAVIELKNPADEQADIWKAYNQIQTYKDELSDLFVCNEALVISDGTRARVGSLTANQERFLPWRTIASEDDKPLNEFELETLIRGFFNRALLLDYIRYFILFEQSGDTMIKKIAGYHQFHAVREAVKATVIAANTTNQVTEPRANYVNTVKPGSKKAGVVWHTQGSGKSISMVCYASKLLQQPEMNNPTLVVVTDRNDLDGQLFNTFTMAQDTLKQLPQQAEDRESLRDLLASRQSGGIIFTTVQKFSLQDDESFHPQLSQRGNIVVVSDEAHRSQYGNKAKLREVRDANGQVVDHRYVYGYSQYMRDALPNASFIGFTGTPISQDDKDTRGVFGDYVSIYDIQDAVEDGATVPIYYESRLAKLDINQDDIEALNEQVDEEIGEDEEISTREKLKSTWSALEKLVGAAPRIEQVAADLVEHFTTRTATFPGKAMIVGMSREICVDLYNAIVANKPEWHDPDPHKGAIKIVMTGSASDKEKMQPHIYDKKTKKLFEKRFKDVDDELQLVIVRDMWLTGFDAPCCHTMYVDKPMKGHNLMQAIARVNRVFKDKPGGLVVDYIGIANELKNALKTYTNSQGKGKPTVDTAEAFAVLMEKIDVVRGMFATPVDGEVFHYRPDFETQAIRLLPGALNHIAGLSHRNSKGEEVRDGKRRYLDTMAALMKAYSLCNTLDEVEGYKNEIAFYGAIKTAFLKHSTVDKKRSDETRNSALRQILDNAIVADGVDDIFSTVGLEKPNIGLLSEEFLEEVKDLKEKNLAVDLLERLLRDEVKARMKNDVVQEKKYSDRIMSTLQKYHNRSIETAQVIEELIRWAKEMQADASMMDELDLTVDEIAFYRALVVNEASVRELGNDTLRKLAIELTRQLRKSATVDWQKRDSVRARMRNIVRRLLRRWKYPPDKAEEATKLVLEQAEALADGWHS
- a CDS encoding DUF3450 domain-containing protein → MIKSSSFRLVLGVASCLALTPVVSADQLEKAQAIEGNTTQEAAQSQSRINRHSDSSLAMRQEIEQLQAQISNLEIYRDHLQNLVVNQDKEATSLRNQIDEIKDTRQGIVPLMYRMLGGLEQWLAKDIPLKADQRQARLQKLKAMMGRADVADSEKFRRILEAYQIERDYGSKLDAYQDTVVLNGREHQVDVLHLGRMSLVARSLDGQQHWLWSARDDQWVALDASVAEAVDKAFAVAQKQMAPSLLSLPLSANQGVKS
- a CDS encoding type I restriction-modification system subunit M, giving the protein MNQPTQQEQEYLKALESKLWTAADKLRSTLDAAQYKHAVLGLIFVKYVSDAFDARRQEISAQLDDPEHEYYLDPEGLTPEELEEEKAIELEQRDYYTEKNVFWLPAESRWQFLQDNAPRVIGGAELTIAGKAKKITSVGHLIDNALEGIERDNAKLKGVLNKAYSGLRIDQAKLVELINLIATIPFSHNSLNSKDILGHIYEYFLGQFALAEGKKGGQFYTPASIVSLIVEMLEPFEGRVYDPAMGSGGFFVQSEKFIERYANKYDIDPLTQKQKISIYGQEYNYTTWQLAAMNMAIRGLDYDFGKEPASTYTNVQHPDLRADFIMANPPFNMREWNTGVDDNDPRWVYGQPPANNANFAWLQHMLHHLAPDGSQALLLANGSMSSSTNNEGEIRAALVENDLVECMVALPGQLFTNTQIPACIWFLTKTKKARTDKAGRQLRDRKGEVLFIDARHLGYMKDRVLRDFSMDDIAQVADVFHAWKTGAEVNGTTYQDQAGFCKSATLDEIKKHDFVLTPGRYVGAADVEDDGIPFAEKMATLTEKLGEQFAESAKLEAEIKKNLAGLGYEL
- a CDS encoding REP-associated tyrosine transposase — translated: MGRSRYKITEPHLPHFVTLTVLHWIPVFTRPDTVNILLDALRFLSRDGLKVYAWVVLENHCHLVLQSKALDHDIARLKSWTARNLIQYLAERNVKQILDQLAFYKKAHKGDRAYQFWQEGVHPELIQNDAMMWQKIDYIHQNPVKRGYVDEAAHWRYSSARDYMGTPGLLEVCREW